The following DNA comes from Gammaproteobacteria bacterium.
GACGCCCCACGCATCTCTATGATCTCCGCCCCCCGCCCGGCCACCCGCGGAATGAATTCCCGCTCCAGCCAATCCTGGGACACCAATTCCGCGGCCGGCGCGCCGGCCACGGTGGCATGACCGATGTCCGGGTATTGGGTGGAAGAATGGTTGCCCCAGATGCACAGGCGGCGGATATCGCCCACCCCCTTGCCGGTCTGCCGGGCCAGTCGGGCGAGCGCCCGATTATGGTCCAGGCGGGTCATGGCGCTGAAATTCTCGCGCGGCAGCTCAGGGGCGTGGTGCAGCGCAATCAGGGCGTTGGTATTGGCCGGATTGCCTACTACCAATACCCGCGCGCGCCGACTGGCGCACTCGTTCAATGCCTGCCCCTGAACCCGGAAGATCTCCGCGTTGACCTGCAACAGATCGCCGCGCTCCATACCCTTGCCCCGCGGGCGGGAACCGACCAGAAAAGCAAAATCCACGTCCTGAAAGGCCACCCGGGGGTCGTCCGTCACCTCCAGCCCCTGTAGCAACGGGAAGGCGCAATCCTCCAATTCCATCACCACCCCGCGCAAGGCGGCCATGGCCCGCGGAACCTCCAGCAGATGGAGAACCAACGGTCGCTCCCGCCCCAGCATTTCCCCGGCCGCCAGCCGGAACAGCAGGGCGTAGCCGATCTGCCCGGCTGCCCCGGTAACGGCGACGCGCACCGGGGCGACGCTCATTTGCCCGCTTCCTTGCGCTTTTCCATCGGCACGTAATCGCGCCGCTCGCGGCCGATGTAGAGTTGCCGCGGCCGCCCTATGCGGAACTCGGGATCGTTCATCAATTCCAGCCACTGCGCGATCCAGCCGGCAGAGCGGGCCAGGGCGAACAACACGGTAAACATGGACATGGGGATGCCCATGGCCTGGAGGATCAGCCCCGAGTAAAAATCCACGTTGGGGTACAACTTGCGCTCAATAAAGTACTCGTCCCGCAACGCGATCTCCTCCATCTGCAGGGCGATCTCGAACAGCGGCTGGTTACCCGCATCAATTTCCCGCAGCAAATCATGACAGGACTTGCGAATGATGGTGGCGCGCGGATCGTAGTTCTTATAAACCCGGTGGCCAAACCCCATCAGCCGGAAGGGGTCGTTCTTGTCCTTGGCGCGGGCAATGTACTTGCCGATATTTGCCGGCGAACCGATCTCCTTCAACATTCGGATCACGGCCTCGTTGGCGCCGCCGTGGGCGCGCCCCCACAGGGTTACGATGCCGGCGGAGATGCAGGCGAATGGATTGGCCTCGGCGCTACCGGCGAGCCGCACCGTCGAAGTGCTGGCGTTCTGCTCGTGATCGGCATGCAAAATCAGCAGCTTGTCCAGCGTCTCGACTGCCGTGGGGCTGGACTGATACGCGATGTGGGGCACCGAGAACATCATGTTCAGAAAATTCTCCACATAGCCCAGATCGGCCCGCGAATACACGAAGGGATGGCCGACATTGTGCTTGTAGCAGTGAGCGGCAAGCACCGGCATCTTGGCGATAACCCGCTTGGCGGTGAGGTCCCGGTCTTCGGGATCCATGATGTCCAGGGCCTCGTGGTAGTAAGAGGAAAGCGCCCCGGTAACGCCCACCAGAATGGACATGGGATGCGCATCGTGCAGATAGCCGGAATAGAAACGCTCCAGGTGTTCGTGGACAATGCCGCGGCGCCGAATCGCAGCATCGAATTCCGCCATCTGGCTACGGGTCGGCAATTCGCCGTACAACAGCAGATAACAGACCTCCAGGAAGGAACTTTGCTCGGCCAACTGCTCTATGGGGTAGCCGCGGTGCAGCAATATCCCTTGATTGCCGTCCAAGTAAGTGATGGCACTGCGGCAGGAGGCGGTGGTTAAGTATCCGGGGTCCAGGGAAAACATGCCGAGCTCGGCATACAGCCGGCGCAAATCGATCACTGGCGCCCCGTCGGTGCCGCGGATCACCGGGCAGTCGAACTGCCGCCCGCTGGCGTTGTCAACGATAGTAACGGTGTGGTTCTTGCCAGACATATTCCTTGCGCCGCCGATTATCTGAGAGATTTTCCTGCAGAGTTCTCTATCTTCCGGGACCTCTTTTTGCCGGGTCACGAAGTGTTTCCAGCATACGCCAAGCCCATCCCGGCGGCAAGATCGCCGTACCGTGCCGGCGCAAGACGGGCGCAACCGTTAACAACGCTCCTGCCCCCCGCATCGCGCCTCATAGAAAGGCGGCCCCAATAAAGAGGCCGCCGTCCAGGCAATTGAGAGGGCCAAGCGAATGCCGCACTTGGGCTTTGCCAGGACAGCGGCCAGAAATTAATCCTACAACATGCGCAACGCTTTGTCCAGCCCTGTCAAGGCCCGTGTCAAGGCCCGGCACATGCGGCACCCTACGCACACTTCCGTCGCACTGGCGGCGGCGATATAATGCCGCCATGCCTTCGCCGTACAGGAACCGCGACGCGACCGCGAACAGGAGCCCGGACGCAAACAGGAACTCCGGCGCGAAAAGGCGCCGGCGCCTGGCGCTGTGCCTGACGATGGGCTGGCTGTACGCCGCCCCGGCCTACGCCGATTTCAACGACGGGGTGGTCGCCTACCTGCAAGGGGATTACCAGCGGTCTTTCGTCATCATGCAGGCGCTGGCAGAGGGCGCGGACCACGGCTACGCGATGTACTACCTGGGGACGATGTACCTGGAGGGGCGGGGCGCCGAGCGGGACGCGAAGCAGGCCGCCCACTGGCTGCAAAGCGCCGCCGAGCAAGGCATCCCGCAGGCGCAGTTCAAGCTGGGCAACCTCTACATGAAGGGCAAAGGGCTGCCTCTGGACTACGAGCGCGCCTATGCCTGGTACCGCGTGGGAGCGGAAGCGGAACACCCGCCATCCGAGCGAGCCGTCGCTCAGGCGCGGGAAAAACTGTCCGCCGAAGAGCTGACGGCGGCAAATACCCTGGCCAGGGAATACATCCGGAAATACGGCGCCGACGCCCAGGCGCCGGCCGCGGGGCCGAACGCGCATCCGAACGCGCCTCGCTGAAGCAGCCAACCGCCGCGCCGTTCAGGAACGACGAGCGGCGGCGCGGGGTGCGGGGACGCCCGCCTCCAGCAGTTTATCCAGATAGCGGGCGACGAGGTCCGCCTCCAGATTGACCCGGTCTCCCGGCCCGCGCTCCCCCAGGGTAGTGCTTTGCAGGGTATGCGGGACCAGCTGCAAAGCGAACTCCGTGCCGCCGGCGGCAACGCCCGCCGCGGCGGCCACAGCGACCACGGTCAGGCTCACGCCGTCCACACAGACGGAGCCGCGTTCGCACAGGTAGCGCCCAAGGTTTGCCGACGCCCGCAACATCATGCGGCGGCCGCCGCCGGACTCGGCACAGGACAGCACCTCGCCCACCTCGTCCACATGGCCGCTGACCAAGTGGCCACCCAGGGGCGTAGCCAGGGTCAGCGCCCGCTCGAGATTGACCCTGGCGCCCCTGCGAACGCGGGCGAAGGTGGTGCGGGCGAGGGTCTGGGCAGAGACATCGGCATGGAACCCGCGTTCGTCCGCGGCGGCGATCGTCAAGCACACGCCATTGACAGCGACGCTCTCCCCCACAACGCCCCCCGCCAGGCCCAAGG
Coding sequences within:
- a CDS encoding malate dehydrogenase gives rise to the protein MSVAPVRVAVTGAAGQIGYALLFRLAAGEMLGRERPLVLHLLEVPRAMAALRGVVMELEDCAFPLLQGLEVTDDPRVAFQDVDFAFLVGSRPRGKGMERGDLLQVNAEIFRVQGQALNECASRRARVLVVGNPANTNALIALHHAPELPRENFSAMTRLDHNRALARLARQTGKGVGDIRRLCIWGNHSSTQYPDIGHATVAGAPAAELVSQDWLEREFIPRVAGRGAEIIEMRGASSAASAAAAALAHMRDWTLGSAPEDWVSMAVPSDGAYGIPEGLVYSFPAVCRDGRYEVVRDLAISEFSRGRMDATRRELEEEREAVRSLL
- a CDS encoding citrate synthase, whose product is MSGKNHTVTIVDNASGRQFDCPVIRGTDGAPVIDLRRLYAELGMFSLDPGYLTTASCRSAITYLDGNQGILLHRGYPIEQLAEQSSFLEVCYLLLYGELPTRSQMAEFDAAIRRRGIVHEHLERFYSGYLHDAHPMSILVGVTGALSSYYHEALDIMDPEDRDLTAKRVIAKMPVLAAHCYKHNVGHPFVYSRADLGYVENFLNMMFSVPHIAYQSSPTAVETLDKLLILHADHEQNASTSTVRLAGSAEANPFACISAGIVTLWGRAHGGANEAVIRMLKEIGSPANIGKYIARAKDKNDPFRLMGFGHRVYKNYDPRATIIRKSCHDLLREIDAGNQPLFEIALQMEEIALRDEYFIERKLYPNVDFYSGLILQAMGIPMSMFTVLFALARSAGWIAQWLELMNDPEFRIGRPRQLYIGRERRDYVPMEKRKEAGK
- a CDS encoding tetratricopeptide repeat protein, yielding MPSPYRNRDATANRSPDANRNSGAKRRRRLALCLTMGWLYAAPAYADFNDGVVAYLQGDYQRSFVIMQALAEGADHGYAMYYLGTMYLEGRGAERDAKQAAHWLQSAAEQGIPQAQFKLGNLYMKGKGLPLDYERAYAWYRVGAEAEHPPSERAVAQAREKLSAEELTAANTLAREYIRKYGADAQAPAAGPNAHPNAPR
- a CDS encoding riboflavin synthase; translation: MFTGIVQAVGRVAGVVGGEGGGMRMQVETAALGLAGGVVGESVAVNGVCLTIAAADERGFHADVSAQTLARTTFARVRRGARVNLERALTLATPLGGHLVSGHVDEVGEVLSCAESGGGRRMMLRASANLGRYLCERGSVCVDGVSLTVVAVAAAAGVAAGGTEFALQLVPHTLQSTTLGERGPGDRVNLEADLVARYLDKLLEAGVPAPRAAARRS